The Toxotes jaculatrix isolate fToxJac2 chromosome 14, fToxJac2.pri, whole genome shotgun sequence genome window below encodes:
- the dynlt5 gene encoding dynein light chain Tctex-type 5: protein MSDLLKDKSQKREKRTGKVPSEGSHGVRGKETTGRTKDSVSIVSSLDELGHHDDHARTAVTMENTYQMGPYKRIPVSAVTDILKDVLTSYLQEEKYEVEWSQKMTKTICEVIRARVKDLMIPRYKIVVLVHIGQLTGQSMQISSRCLWDSSNDTFASYSFKNSSLFGVATVYAVYFE from the exons ATGTCCGATCTGCTTAAGGACAAATctcaaaaaagagagaagaggacaggCAAAGTGCCGTCAGAGggaagccatggagtcagaggaaaggaaacaacTGGCAGGACTAAGGA CTCCGTAAGTATTGTGTCATCCTTGGATGAACTAGGACACCATGATGACCACGCTCGGACGGCTGTAACAATGGAGAACACCTACCAGATGG GACCTTACAAACGCATCCCTGTCTCCGCTGTCACAGACATACTGAAGGATGTACTTACCAGTTACCTCCAAGAGGAGAAATATGAAGTGGAGTGGtctcaaaaaatgacaaaaacaatatgTGAG GTGATAAGAGCCCGTGTGAAGGACCTCATGATCCCCAGATATAAGATAGTAGTCCTGGTCCACATCGGCCAGCTCACCGGGCAGAGCATGCAAATCAGCAGCCGCTGTCTGTGGGATTCATCTAATGACACCTTCGCCTCCTACTCTTTCAAGAACAGCTCTCTGTTTGGCGTGGCAACTGTCTATGCTGTTTACTTTGAGTGA